In the genome of Meles meles chromosome 2, mMelMel3.1 paternal haplotype, whole genome shotgun sequence, one region contains:
- the FGFRL1 gene encoding fibroblast growth factor receptor-like 1 isoform X1 — MTPSPTLLLLLPPLLLGALPPAAAARGLRCTLTHLMSQWAGLQRLLRDARPCTQPQQGPPRMADKVVPRQVARLGRTVRLQCPVEGDPPPLTMWTKDGRTIHGGWSRFRVLPQGLKVKEVEREDAGAYVCKATNGFGSLSVNYTLIVMDDTGAGRERLGHDGASGGQEDAASKQWARPRFTQPSKMRRRVIARPVGSSVRLKCVASGHPRPDIMWMKDDQALTGLEAGEHRKKKWTLSLKNLRPEDSGRYTCRVSNRAGAINATYKVDVIQRTRSKPVLTGTHPVNTTVDFGGTTSFQCKVRSDVKPVIQWLKRVEYGAEGRYNSTIDVGGQKFVVLPTGDVWSRPDGSYLNKLLIARARQDDAGMYICLGANTMGYSFRSAFLTVLPDPKPPGPPVAPSSSTTSLPWPVVIGIPAGAVFILGTVLLWLCQAKKKPCAPGPTPPLPAHRPPVAARDRAGDKDRPMPPSLGPAPGVGLCEELGPPAAPQHLLGPGPSAGPRLYPKLYTDVHTHTHTHTHSHTHSHVEGKVHQHIHYQC; from the exons ATGACGCCCAGCCCCacgttgttgctgctgctgccgccgctgctgctgggGGCCCTcccgccggccgccgccgcccgaG GACTCAGATGCACGCTCACACACCTGATGTCCCAGTGGGCAGGCCTGCAACGTCTCCTGAGGGACGCTCGCCCATGTACCCAGCCCCAGCAAG GCCCCCCGAGGATGGCAGACAAGGTGGTTCCAAGGCAGGTGGCCCGGCTGGGCCGCACTGTGCGGCTGCAGTGTCCCGTGGAGGGAGACCCGCCGCCACTGACCATGTGGACCAAGGACGGCCGCACCATTCATGGCGGCTGGAGCCGCTTCCGGGTGCTGCCCCAGGGCCTGAAGGTGAAGGAGGTGGAGCGGGAGGACGCCGGCGCCTATGTGTGCAAGGCCACCAACGGCTTCGGCAGCCTCAGCGTCAACTACACCCTCATCGTGATGG atgatactgGCGCAGGAAGGGAGCGTCTGGGGCATGACGGTGCCTCCGGGGGCCAGGAGGATGCAGCCAGCAAGCAGTGGG CGCGGCCCCGCTTCACGCAGCCCTCCAAGATGAGGCGTCGCGTGATTGCTCGGCCCGTGGGCAGCTCTGTGCGGCTCAAGTGCGTGGCCAGTGGGCACCCACGGCCTGACATCATGTGGATGAAGGACGACCAGGCCCTTACGGGCCTGGAGGCCGGGGAGCACAGGAAGAAGAAGTGGACACTGAGCCTGAAGAACCTGCGTCCCGAGGACAGTGGCAGGTACACGTGCCGTGTGTCCAACCGCGCAGGCGCCATCAATGCAACCTACAAGGTGGATGTGATCC AGCGGACGCGCTCCAAGCCCGTCCTCACGGGCACGCACCCCGTGAACACGACCGTGGACTTCGGGGGCACCACATCCTTCCAGTGCAAAGTGCGCAGCGACGTGAAGCCTGTGATCCAGTGGCTGAAGCGTGTGGAGTATGGCGCCGAGGGCCGCTACAACTCCACCATCGATGTGGGCGGCCAGAAGTTTGTGGTGTTGCCCACAGGGGATGTGTGGTCGCGGCCCGACGGCTCCTACCTCAACAAGCTGCTCATTGCGCGCGCACGCCAGGATGATGCCGGCATGTACATCTGCCTGGGGGCCAACACCATGGGCTACAGCTTCCGCAGCGCCTTCCTCACTGTGCTGCCAG ACCCCAAGCCTCCAGGGCCCCCTGTGGCCCCCTCGTCCTCAACCACCAGCTTGCCGTGGCCCGTGGTCATCGGCATCCCGGCTGGCGCCGTCTTCATCCTTGGCACCGTGCTCCTGTGGCTCTGCCAGGCCAAGAAGAAGCCGTGCGCACCCGGgcccaccccacctctgcctgcacACCGCCCGCCTGTGGCCGCCCGCGACCGGGCCGGGGACAAGGACCGTCCCATGCCCCCCAGCCTCGGCCCTGCCCCTGGTGTGGGGCTGTGTGAGGAGCTCGGGCCTCCGGCGGCACCCCAGCATCTGCTGGGCCCGGGCCCATCTGCTGGGCCCAGACTTTATCCGAAACTCTACACggacgtgcacacacacacgcacacacacacgcactcgcACACGCACTCGCACGTGGAGGGCAAGGTCCACCAGCACATCCACTACCAGTGCTAG
- the FGFRL1 gene encoding fibroblast growth factor receptor-like 1 isoform X2: MTPSPTLLLLLPPLLLGALPPAAAARGPPRMADKVVPRQVARLGRTVRLQCPVEGDPPPLTMWTKDGRTIHGGWSRFRVLPQGLKVKEVEREDAGAYVCKATNGFGSLSVNYTLIVMDDTGAGRERLGHDGASGGQEDAASKQWARPRFTQPSKMRRRVIARPVGSSVRLKCVASGHPRPDIMWMKDDQALTGLEAGEHRKKKWTLSLKNLRPEDSGRYTCRVSNRAGAINATYKVDVIQRTRSKPVLTGTHPVNTTVDFGGTTSFQCKVRSDVKPVIQWLKRVEYGAEGRYNSTIDVGGQKFVVLPTGDVWSRPDGSYLNKLLIARARQDDAGMYICLGANTMGYSFRSAFLTVLPDPKPPGPPVAPSSSTTSLPWPVVIGIPAGAVFILGTVLLWLCQAKKKPCAPGPTPPLPAHRPPVAARDRAGDKDRPMPPSLGPAPGVGLCEELGPPAAPQHLLGPGPSAGPRLYPKLYTDVHTHTHTHTHSHTHSHVEGKVHQHIHYQC; the protein is encoded by the exons ATGACGCCCAGCCCCacgttgttgctgctgctgccgccgctgctgctgggGGCCCTcccgccggccgccgccgcccgaG GCCCCCCGAGGATGGCAGACAAGGTGGTTCCAAGGCAGGTGGCCCGGCTGGGCCGCACTGTGCGGCTGCAGTGTCCCGTGGAGGGAGACCCGCCGCCACTGACCATGTGGACCAAGGACGGCCGCACCATTCATGGCGGCTGGAGCCGCTTCCGGGTGCTGCCCCAGGGCCTGAAGGTGAAGGAGGTGGAGCGGGAGGACGCCGGCGCCTATGTGTGCAAGGCCACCAACGGCTTCGGCAGCCTCAGCGTCAACTACACCCTCATCGTGATGG atgatactgGCGCAGGAAGGGAGCGTCTGGGGCATGACGGTGCCTCCGGGGGCCAGGAGGATGCAGCCAGCAAGCAGTGGG CGCGGCCCCGCTTCACGCAGCCCTCCAAGATGAGGCGTCGCGTGATTGCTCGGCCCGTGGGCAGCTCTGTGCGGCTCAAGTGCGTGGCCAGTGGGCACCCACGGCCTGACATCATGTGGATGAAGGACGACCAGGCCCTTACGGGCCTGGAGGCCGGGGAGCACAGGAAGAAGAAGTGGACACTGAGCCTGAAGAACCTGCGTCCCGAGGACAGTGGCAGGTACACGTGCCGTGTGTCCAACCGCGCAGGCGCCATCAATGCAACCTACAAGGTGGATGTGATCC AGCGGACGCGCTCCAAGCCCGTCCTCACGGGCACGCACCCCGTGAACACGACCGTGGACTTCGGGGGCACCACATCCTTCCAGTGCAAAGTGCGCAGCGACGTGAAGCCTGTGATCCAGTGGCTGAAGCGTGTGGAGTATGGCGCCGAGGGCCGCTACAACTCCACCATCGATGTGGGCGGCCAGAAGTTTGTGGTGTTGCCCACAGGGGATGTGTGGTCGCGGCCCGACGGCTCCTACCTCAACAAGCTGCTCATTGCGCGCGCACGCCAGGATGATGCCGGCATGTACATCTGCCTGGGGGCCAACACCATGGGCTACAGCTTCCGCAGCGCCTTCCTCACTGTGCTGCCAG ACCCCAAGCCTCCAGGGCCCCCTGTGGCCCCCTCGTCCTCAACCACCAGCTTGCCGTGGCCCGTGGTCATCGGCATCCCGGCTGGCGCCGTCTTCATCCTTGGCACCGTGCTCCTGTGGCTCTGCCAGGCCAAGAAGAAGCCGTGCGCACCCGGgcccaccccacctctgcctgcacACCGCCCGCCTGTGGCCGCCCGCGACCGGGCCGGGGACAAGGACCGTCCCATGCCCCCCAGCCTCGGCCCTGCCCCTGGTGTGGGGCTGTGTGAGGAGCTCGGGCCTCCGGCGGCACCCCAGCATCTGCTGGGCCCGGGCCCATCTGCTGGGCCCAGACTTTATCCGAAACTCTACACggacgtgcacacacacacgcacacacacacgcactcgcACACGCACTCGCACGTGGAGGGCAAGGTCCACCAGCACATCCACTACCAGTGCTAG